A genomic region of Acipenser ruthenus chromosome 9, fAciRut3.2 maternal haplotype, whole genome shotgun sequence contains the following coding sequences:
- the LOC117406111 gene encoding magnesium transporter NIPA2 codes for MGQDRGKYDFYIGLTLAISSSIFIGGSFILKKKGLLRLAKKGSMRAGQGGHAYLKEWLWWAGLLSMGVGEAANFAAYAFAPATLVTPLGALSVLVSAILSSYFLTERLNLHGKIGCLLSVLGSTVMVIHAPQEEEVEHLEEMSSKLLDPGFLVFATLVVIVALILIFIVGPRHGQTNILVYITICSVIGALSVSCVKGLGITIKGLFAGEHVFRHPLSWILIVSLITCVSTQINYLNKALDIFNTSLVTPIYYVFFTTSVLSCSAILFKEWQHMGTDDIIGTFSGFLTIIVGIFLLHAFKDVNLTLANLHVSVRKDERAAANGVASHSTYEMFENEITKQTQDGSFDLHSDNVSRRNGTVAVL; via the exons ATGGGCCAGGATCGGGGGAAGTATGACTTCTACATTGGGCTGACGTTGGCCATCAGCTCCAGCATTTTTATTGGAGGCAGCTTCATCTTAAAAAAGAAAGGGCTCCTTCGCTTGGCTAAGAAGGGCTCCATGAGAGCAG GTCAAGGAGGTCATGCTTATCTTAAAGAATGGCTTTGGTGGGCTGGATTGTTATCAA TGGGTGTTGGGGAAGCAGCTAATTTTGCTGCATATGCTTTTGCACCAGCCACATTAGTTACTCCTCTGGGAGCACTCAGTGTTCTTGTGAG tgccaTTTTGTCTTCATACTTCCTTACTGAGAGACTGAATCTTCATGGCAAGATTGGCTGTTTGCTGAGTGTTCTGGGATCCACTGTAATGGTTATCCATGCTCCTCAAGAGGAAGAGGTGGAACACTTGGAAGAAATGTCAAGTAAACTGCTGGATCCAG GTTTTTTGGTGTTTGCCACCTTAGTTGTCATTGTGGCACTGATCCTCATTTTTATAGTGGGACCTCGTCACGGACAAACCAATATCCTGGTTTATATAACCATCTGCTCTGTGATCGGAGCgctctctgtgtcctgtgtgaaGGGACTAGGCATCACTATAAAGGGACTGTTTGCAGGGGAACATGTGTTCAGGCATCCATTGTCATGGATCTTAATAGTGAGCCTTATAACTTGCGTAAGCACTCAGATCAACTACCTGAACAAGGCTTTGGATATCTTCAACACTTCACTGGTGACTCCTATTTACTACGTGTTCTTCACAACCTCAGTGTTGTCGTGCTCGGCCATTCTCTTTAAAGAGTGGCAACACATGGGCACTGATGACATCATTGGCACTTTCAGCGGTTTCCTTACTATAATTGTGGGCATCTTTTTGCTTCATGCTTTTAAAGATGTCAACTTGACCCTAGCTAATCTCCATGTGTCTGTACGGAAAGATGAGCGAGCCGCTGCCAATGGAGTGGCGTCCCACAGCACATATGAAATGTTTGAGAATGAAATAACGAAGCAGACACAGGATGGCAGTTTTGATCTGCACTCTGACAATGTCTCAAGAAGAAACGGCACTGTGGCAGTATTATAA